A stretch of Lepisosteus oculatus isolate fLepOcu1 chromosome 11, fLepOcu1.hap2, whole genome shotgun sequence DNA encodes these proteins:
- the LOC102689994 gene encoding ileal sodium/bile acid cotransporter-like: MEQNWNGTSNNGTLLDSNEIDDLVGVIYSVVLVVTLVIVMFSMGCSSDTQKLWFHMKKPWALCTGFLCQAGLMPLSCFLFALAFKMKASHAIAVIMMGSCPGGITSNLATYWMDGDIDLSMCMTTVSTLLSFGTLPLCFFIYTSKWTAAGSISIPFEKIGLTMVSVFVPTSFGLLLNVKWPATARCIAKVGVSLGSFLLIACMVVSIILYKDMWDMDASLLFTGIITPCVGYGFGFLLARMACQSWKRCRTISLETGVQNATMCSTILQVSFPKMMVGEMVFYPMVYSCSFTFFAIGLIAAYRIYRGYRKKTDAELMRTEVVFTALTRESTDGMNTDDFPSSSTEKKMGENDV; the protein is encoded by the exons ATGGAACAAAACTGGAATGGAACAAGCAACAATGGCACTTTGCTGGATTCAAATGAGATTGATGACCTTGTGGGTGTGATCTACTCAGTGGTATTAGTTGTGACATTGGTAATTGTCATGTTCTCAATGGGTTGCTCTTCAGATACACAGAAACTCTGGTTCCATATGAAAAAGCCATGGGCTCTGTGCACTGGATTCTTGTGTCAAGCTGGGCTGATGCCTCTCTCCTGCTTCCTCTTTGCACTGGCATTCAAAATGAAAGCCTCTCATGCCATTGCAGTAATTATGATGGGGAGCTGTCCTGGGGGCATTACCTCAAATCTGGCAACTTATTGGATGGATGGAGATATAGACCTCAG catgTGTATGACTACAGTCTCTACACTCCTGTCCTTTGGGACTCTTCCTCTGTGTTTCTTCATCTACACAAGCAAATGGACTGCTGCTGGTAGTATCTCTATACCctttgaaaaaatag GATTAACCatggtttcagtttttgttcCAACTTCTTTTGGATTACTCCTGAACGTAAAATGGCCAGCTACAGCAAGATGTATTGCAAAG GTCGGTGTGTCTCTCGGGAGCTTTCTGCTCATTGCTTGCATGGTCGTCTCAATAATCCTTTACAAAGACATGTGGGACATGGATGCTTCTCTTTTGTTTACTGGAATCATTACTCCTTGTGTCGGATATGGGTTTGGGTTTCTCTTGGCAAGAATGGCTTGTCAGTCATGGAAGAG GTGTCGAACTATCTCTCTGGAAACTGGTGTTCAGAATGCTACCATGTGTAGCACCATCCTTCAGGTTTCATTCCCAAAAATGATGGTTGGCGAGATGGTTTTCTACCCTATGGTTTATTCCtgtagcttcacattttttgcaATAGGACTTATAGCTG CTTACAGAATTTACAGAGGATATAGGAAGAAGACAGATGCAGAGTTGATGAGAACTGAAGTGGTCTTTACAGCCCTCACAAGAGAATCCACCGATGGGATGAACACAGATGATTTCCCTTCATcttccacagaaaaaaaaatgggggAAAATGATGTATAA